GTCCGTACCAGTTCGAGTCTGAAGGTAAAGCCTGGCTGTTCGGTACCAACTTCAACTACGCATTCTGATTTCTTGCAGATGTAAAAAAGGTGAGCTTTTTAGCTCACCTTTTTATTTGCTCAATCTGGCTTACTCGGAATCGATCTCTTTGAGTTCATCCTGAATCGCCTGCGCGTTCGGGTTTTCCTGCGGCTTGAGCTTGCCGCCATTAGCGATAAAATCATGACGCTGGAAGTAAGCTTCACGAACCATAATATAGGGATCGGAAGACTGACGCAGCAGACCATCGGAATCCAGCAACTGCGCGCGGGTTTCAATCCCTTCAATCGTCCATTTACCAATAGACATCGGCCAGGTCAGCCAGGAGAGCACCGGATATAACGTATCCGCCATATCTCCGCCATCATCACGGATCGTCCAGCTACCATAGAACGGTAACTGCACGTAAGGACCATAACCTACGCCATAATGACCTAAAGTGCTGCCGAAGCGATGCGGTTCAACACGCTGCAGTTTCGGGTTCGCCATACCGGCGACGTCAATAAAGCCCCCCATCCCCAGGATCGTGTTGAGGAAGAAGCGGGTGAAATGCACCATCCCCTGATACGGATCGCCCTGCAGGAAATAGTTCACCATCACCGCCGGCTCTTCCAGGTTGCCAGTGAAGTTGCTCAGACCATTACGGGCAGGCTGCGGAACATAATCACGCCATGCGACGGCCACCGGTCGAACGATATACGGATCCAACACATTAAAGTTGAAGTTGTACATGGTGCGGTTGAACCCTTCAAGCGGGTCTGAACGCCCCTGCTGTTCTGTGCCGGAACTCGCACACCCCACCAGCAGTGTGGTTCCCAGCGCAAGCGCCGACAGGCGAAGCTTCATAAATGTCTCCCTGTTAATTATGGCTATCGCTGATTGCCATCCATGACGGAACGCTATCGTATCCGCCTGTAAAGGTGTGAGCGATTGTAACAGTACGTCAAACGATGTCTATATCACCGAACTTGTTGATTTGATCATAGCCTGGTCACACCAGAATCGTCGCGCTTCTATTTTAGCGGGATGAAGAAAAACAAACGTTACCATTTTTGCGTT
The sequence above is drawn from the Citrobacter amalonaticus genome and encodes:
- the mlaA gene encoding phospholipid-binding lipoprotein MlaA, which codes for MKLRLSALALGTTLLVGCASSGTEQQGRSDPLEGFNRTMYNFNFNVLDPYIVRPVAVAWRDYVPQPARNGLSNFTGNLEEPAVMVNYFLQGDPYQGMVHFTRFFLNTILGMGGFIDVAGMANPKLQRVEPHRFGSTLGHYGVGYGPYVQLPFYGSWTIRDDGGDMADTLYPVLSWLTWPMSIGKWTIEGIETRAQLLDSDGLLRQSSDPYIMVREAYFQRHDFIANGGKLKPQENPNAQAIQDELKEIDSE